A section of the Methanosarcina mazei S-6 genome encodes:
- a CDS encoding hydrogenase small subunit, translating into MVEDSVLEKFRNLDFMKMDRRTFIKAVGVLGASLFLQTYKNDMAKALAELPETKVVWLHGVMDSGCTISMLDGENPDIVEFLQLFNLNLMFQEVLMMQQGIFVDGELANTSELNSEILLEEILEHERGYILISEGAVANGPDGTGKYMMIGGVPYKEIYGKAARNASVIVAIGQCATHSGVNAAESEIDALLDHRGIAFTLQDPSKGIVDLLGIDTPVININGCPAHPDWVFLTIGAIALGKIRVPDDLPEVLDRWHRPKVFFPPDHTVHDNCPRRGYYDRGEFETTVGGPKCLWKLGCKGPYSHADCATRHWNGHLTFCPQAGSPCIGCVQPGFPDSTRPFFVEIEDAGIVGTNLDTIAGVAIGAGLLAAGAHVLRRTVFKKPEEKEGTSGENVPEETGGRE; encoded by the coding sequence ATGGTTGAAGACTCTGTACTTGAAAAGTTCAGAAATCTTGATTTCATGAAAATGGACCGCCGAACATTTATAAAAGCCGTAGGTGTACTGGGAGCTTCTCTTTTTTTACAAACATATAAAAATGACATGGCAAAAGCCCTTGCCGAGCTGCCGGAAACCAAAGTGGTATGGCTTCATGGAGTGATGGATTCAGGCTGTACAATATCCATGCTGGACGGAGAAAATCCTGATATCGTGGAATTTTTACAGCTTTTTAACCTCAATTTGATGTTTCAGGAAGTTTTGATGATGCAGCAGGGGATTTTTGTTGACGGAGAACTTGCAAACACATCCGAGCTTAATTCTGAAATCCTTCTTGAGGAAATTCTTGAGCACGAAAGAGGCTATATTCTTATTTCGGAGGGAGCAGTTGCAAACGGGCCGGATGGAACCGGAAAATACATGATGATTGGGGGGGTACCTTACAAAGAAATTTACGGGAAAGCTGCAAGAAATGCCTCGGTAATCGTTGCAATCGGGCAGTGTGCAACACATAGTGGAGTAAATGCCGCTGAAAGTGAAATAGATGCCCTTCTGGACCACCGGGGAATCGCTTTTACTCTGCAAGATCCATCAAAAGGGATTGTGGACCTTCTCGGGATAGATACTCCTGTAATCAATATCAACGGTTGTCCTGCACATCCTGACTGGGTATTTTTGACCATAGGGGCAATAGCCCTTGGAAAAATCAGGGTACCTGATGATTTGCCTGAAGTGCTGGACAGGTGGCACCGTCCGAAGGTCTTCTTTCCTCCTGACCATACAGTTCACGATAACTGTCCCCGCCGCGGATACTATGACCGTGGAGAGTTCGAAACAACCGTGGGAGGGCCAAAATGTCTCTGGAAACTGGGATGCAAAGGTCCCTATTCTCATGCTGATTGCGCCACACGCCACTGGAACGGCCACCTTACCTTCTGCCCGCAGGCAGGCTCACCATGCATAGGCTGTGTACAGCCCGGTTTTCCGGATAGCACCAGGCCTTTTTTTGTCGAGATTGAAGATGCCGGGATTGTTGGTACCAATCTCGATACCATAGCAGGCGTTGCAATAGGAGCTGGACTCCTTGCTGCAGGCGCTCATGTCTTAAGAAGGACGGTTTTCAAAAAGCCAGAGGAGAAAGAAGGCACTTCCGGGGAGAATGTTCCTGAGGAGACAGGGGGCAGAGAATAA
- a CDS encoding peptidoglycan-binding domain-containing protein, whose amino-acid sequence MTIGDGHDLKSSRFAGDEVLEACLDKERVLRRGDSGPAVKKIQEALIFLEIPVPGAGANGIFGDETELAVRSYQEARGLKVDGVIGSETIGSLDEEFPGVVEKTPVSSATEPYVSEVPTPLKPRPPVKPPRASPVEPVKAPEVPPVKAPRAPKVGVPPLKIKIPQPPGVPTVEPPIMTTQAVPLEQTPDRVTRPITPPVTRLPHTVDSRGRKFHAAGTWKGDKSSFGAEAGKSIRLEVKNLKSKESNVIIKTNMGEVKESVLLPGKLVDFEFVEIDKEPFIWRFYIETDSKDSLIEWKLYSNWVPGDSDNP is encoded by the coding sequence ATGACTATCGGGGATGGTCACGATTTAAAATCATCTAGATTCGCAGGTGATGAGGTTTTAGAGGCCTGTTTAGATAAAGAAAGGGTCCTGCGCAGAGGAGATAGCGGCCCGGCGGTAAAGAAAATACAGGAAGCTCTCATATTTCTGGAGATCCCTGTACCCGGTGCCGGAGCTAATGGGATATTTGGGGACGAAACTGAACTGGCTGTCAGAAGCTACCAGGAAGCTAGAGGACTCAAGGTTGATGGGGTAATAGGTTCAGAGACAATAGGAAGTCTGGATGAAGAATTCCCCGGTGTGGTGGAAAAGACTCCGGTTTCATCGGCTACGGAGCCATACGTGTCTGAAGTTCCAACTCCCCTGAAACCCAGGCCTCCTGTTAAACCGCCAAGGGCGTCTCCGGTTGAACCGGTAAAGGCACCTGAAGTCCCGCCAGTAAAGGCACCTCGAGCTCCAAAGGTGGGAGTACCTCCATTAAAAATAAAAATACCCCAGCCTCCGGGAGTGCCAACAGTTGAACCTCCGATTATGACGACACAGGCAGTTCCGCTTGAACAAACACCAGACCGTGTGACCAGGCCTATAACTCCGCCTGTAACCCGGCTACCTCATACGGTTGATAGTCGGGGGCGCAAATTCCATGCTGCAGGAACATGGAAAGGCGATAAATCTTCTTTTGGAGCTGAGGCTGGAAAATCAATACGTCTTGAGGTAAAGAACCTGAAATCCAAAGAGTCAAACGTCATAATAAAAACAAACATGGGAGAAGTAAAAGAATCCGTGCTTTTACCTGGCAAACTTGTAGACTTCGAATTTGTTGAAATAGATAAAGAGCCTTTTATATGGAGATTTTACATTGAGACAGATAGTAAAGATTCTCTAATCGAGTGGAAACTCTACAGCAACTGGGTTCCAGGAGATTCTGATAATCCCTGA
- a CDS encoding SRPBCC family protein: protein MPYLDLRRIFRAFFLASVLYIILGLNRSIIRKEIHTEIAINAPASRVWEVLIDFEAYQQWNPFIRKIDGVVKPGNRISAQMHLGNRRMTLHPDVLAVKPEKELRWSGHLYVPGIFDGEHCFIIEPLNENQVLFIQHEKFNGLLVPFFTSILAVTRNSFEEMNRALKERSEKEK, encoded by the coding sequence ATTCCATATCTGGATCTTCGCAGGATATTTAGAGCTTTCTTTCTTGCATCTGTTCTTTATATAATTCTTGGTCTGAACAGATCAATTATCCGGAAAGAAATCCATACCGAAATTGCTATTAACGCACCGGCTTCCAGGGTATGGGAGGTACTTATTGATTTTGAGGCATATCAGCAGTGGAATCCATTTATTCGTAAGATCGACGGGGTTGTCAAACCGGGCAACAGGATTTCAGCTCAAATGCATCTGGGCAATCGCAGGATGACGCTTCACCCGGACGTTCTTGCTGTGAAGCCTGAAAAGGAATTACGCTGGTCAGGGCATCTTTATGTCCCCGGGATATTTGACGGCGAACACTGCTTTATCATTGAGCCTCTGAATGAAAATCAGGTTCTTTTTATTCAGCACGAGAAATTTAACGGGTTACTGGTTCCTTTTTTTACCTCAATACTTGCAGTTACCAGGAACAGTTTTGAAGAGATGAACCGGGCGCTTAAAGAACGTTCTGAAAAGGAAAAGTAA
- a CDS encoding hydrogenase maturation protease, giving the protein MTILHSPIRILGFGSPIMGNDGVGLKVIEILKKEEFKELEGLDIEDAGVCGLDLLNLLDGARKVIIVDAILAGSPAGSVHRIEGRDLLKNAEFLPLISVHDLTITDVLMIGEQVQTLPEIVVIGIEIGSRATEITREISPDVFKGVDKAIRLIRKEVSSSL; this is encoded by the coding sequence ATGACTATATTGCATTCTCCTATCCGTATCCTGGGTTTCGGAAGCCCTATTATGGGAAATGACGGCGTTGGTCTGAAAGTTATCGAGATCCTTAAAAAAGAAGAGTTTAAAGAGCTTGAAGGTCTTGACATCGAAGATGCAGGAGTCTGCGGGCTTGATCTGCTAAATCTTCTCGATGGTGCCAGAAAGGTCATCATAGTGGACGCAATTCTGGCGGGCAGCCCTGCGGGTTCCGTACACCGCATTGAAGGCAGGGATCTGCTAAAAAACGCCGAATTTCTCCCTCTGATCTCAGTACATGATCTGACCATTACAGATGTATTGATGATTGGGGAGCAGGTTCAGACTCTGCCGGAAATTGTGGTAATAGGAATTGAAATCGGATCCAGAGCCACTGAAATTACCAGGGAAATAAGCCCGGATGTGTTTAAAGGCGTTGATAAGGCTATAAGGCTTATCAGAAAAGAGGTCTCATCCTCACTTTAA
- a CDS encoding cytochrome b, with product MKSNNNPKTMVVERYTITDRIAHTVHAIAMIVLIITGLKIYAGWEFMSFHTARTLHMIAVPFLLAVNWILIPYNIFSEGHGLMGKISHFVDHYIFGPKDLARLVGIIKNFFGKGEYPAFTVYDEKTGHYKTKLHPLMKILIPLEGLALFLITVSGIVLYKLDWSLFGLPVAQWIISISGMIAPTFGMTPVGFLRVLHLLMTYWFIFELVVHVGILEFDPRVWKYYKAIFWSGKEDLSDRHFVEVARNNPNHLPDRELWRDPSDKPSEVKE from the coding sequence ATGAAATCTAACAACAACCCGAAAACGATGGTTGTTGAGCGCTATACCATAACGGACAGGATAGCTCATACGGTACATGCTATCGCGATGATAGTGCTCATCATCACCGGGTTAAAGATATACGCTGGATGGGAGTTTATGAGCTTCCATACAGCACGTACACTGCACATGATTGCGGTCCCGTTCCTGCTTGCAGTAAACTGGATACTTATACCATACAATATCTTTTCCGAAGGGCACGGGTTAATGGGAAAAATATCGCATTTCGTAGACCATTACATCTTTGGTCCTAAAGATTTAGCTCGCCTGGTAGGCATAATTAAAAACTTCTTTGGGAAAGGCGAATACCCTGCATTCACTGTCTATGATGAAAAGACTGGCCACTACAAGACCAAACTTCACCCCTTAATGAAGATCCTGATTCCACTCGAAGGATTAGCACTCTTCTTAATTACGGTGTCAGGAATCGTCCTGTACAAGCTTGACTGGTCACTCTTTGGTCTTCCGGTAGCACAGTGGATCATTTCAATATCTGGCATGATCGCACCCACATTCGGAATGACTCCTGTAGGGTTCCTGAGGGTTCTTCACCTGCTGATGACATACTGGTTTATCTTTGAACTGGTGGTTCATGTGGGAATTCTCGAGTTTGATCCTCGTGTCTGGAAGTACTACAAAGCCATATTCTGGTCAGGAAAAGAAGACCTCTCAGACAGGCACTTTGTAGAGGTTGCAAGAAACAATCCAAATCACCTGCCTGACAGGGAACTATGGCGGGACCCGTCCGATAAACCCTCGGAAGTAAAAGAATAA
- a CDS encoding nickel-dependent hydrogenase large subunit: protein MVNVTVDPLTRIEGHQRISTEVDANGVITDAQSSSLIFRGFERILQHQDPRDAAFLTQRICGVCPLSHGLTATNALDELYGVAEHVPKDALVMRNIFQGLNMVASHATHIYVLFGPDLANPAYKKVLTPLGDTGSAVWDEMLGRFAPISYKMDGAAIPAGSSYMAAIPEKKRLQEMIALIAGRMPGPSSLYPGGYTYPATVADITKLSTYYLQVMDFVSAHTLKVDFNTWIENTYKASSPTKAVNFVTEHLTDLINKSTSSNDFSKEAGWGDVEFYAAFGSELVGEKLLGLPASLKHDTIGGYQDPSKICFVAYGGYYKPTDGYDPRSPAGDRIFTSGVVSGNLEYLKFDPDKITESTAHSFYQNSVNDLPPVKGETVPFTDPEKIVYTGGSDSQYSWDKAPRYDGIAGEVGPLARMLNIKEPLVTGLALALAENGYSPANVYTRMLARMQETAILAYELLNWVTVDYEPGGKISVPLDFNAAKDSQGMGLWEAPRGALGHWISTNGSGKVANYQCIVPGSWLMSPRDSNGIPGPLEQSLIGSKINPVGEVDYTNPVGIFHMGRSYDPCISCAVHTIDLTGKCAPNTLRIL, encoded by the coding sequence ATGGTAAACGTTACAGTTGATCCCTTAACCAGAATTGAAGGACACCAGAGAATTTCAACAGAAGTAGATGCAAACGGTGTTATTACAGATGCACAGTCATCGTCCCTTATATTCAGGGGATTTGAACGCATACTGCAGCACCAGGACCCGAGAGACGCAGCTTTTCTTACACAGAGGATTTGTGGAGTATGCCCGCTTTCTCATGGGTTAACAGCAACAAACGCACTTGATGAATTGTATGGCGTGGCTGAACATGTCCCAAAAGATGCTCTTGTTATGAGGAATATTTTCCAGGGACTTAACATGGTGGCAAGCCATGCGACTCATATATATGTCCTGTTTGGACCTGACCTTGCAAACCCGGCATACAAAAAGGTCCTTACACCACTCGGAGACACGGGAAGCGCAGTCTGGGATGAAATGCTTGGAAGGTTTGCACCTATAAGCTACAAGATGGACGGTGCGGCTATACCTGCAGGAAGTTCATACATGGCAGCAATTCCTGAAAAGAAACGCCTTCAGGAAATGATTGCACTTATTGCAGGAAGAATGCCAGGTCCATCATCCCTGTATCCGGGAGGATACACATACCCGGCAACTGTTGCAGATATTACAAAACTGTCAACATACTATCTGCAGGTAATGGACTTCGTATCTGCACATACTCTGAAAGTTGATTTCAATACATGGATCGAAAATACATACAAGGCAAGCTCCCCTACGAAAGCGGTAAACTTCGTTACCGAACACCTGACTGACCTTATCAACAAGTCAACATCTTCCAACGACTTCTCAAAAGAAGCAGGATGGGGAGATGTAGAGTTCTATGCAGCCTTTGGTTCGGAACTGGTAGGAGAGAAACTTCTTGGCCTTCCGGCAAGCCTGAAACATGATACTATCGGAGGGTACCAGGACCCCTCAAAGATATGCTTCGTTGCATACGGAGGGTATTACAAGCCAACAGACGGATACGACCCGAGGAGCCCGGCAGGAGACAGGATTTTCACATCAGGCGTGGTATCAGGAAACCTGGAATACCTGAAATTTGATCCGGACAAGATCACAGAGAGTACGGCACACTCATTCTACCAGAACAGTGTAAACGACCTCCCGCCAGTAAAAGGTGAAACAGTTCCATTCACAGATCCTGAGAAAATCGTATACACAGGAGGATCGGACAGCCAGTACAGCTGGGACAAGGCTCCGAGATATGACGGAATTGCAGGTGAAGTCGGGCCTCTTGCACGCATGCTGAACATAAAAGAGCCGCTTGTAACAGGACTTGCTCTGGCACTGGCTGAAAATGGATATTCGCCAGCTAATGTTTATACAAGGATGCTGGCTCGCATGCAGGAAACCGCAATTCTCGCATATGAGCTTCTCAACTGGGTTACTGTTGACTACGAACCCGGGGGAAAGATTTCCGTGCCTCTTGACTTCAATGCAGCTAAAGACAGTCAGGGAATGGGCCTGTGGGAAGCGCCACGTGGAGCTCTTGGTCACTGGATTTCTACAAACGGAAGTGGCAAGGTTGCAAACTACCAGTGCATAGTTCCGGGTTCATGGTTGATGTCTCCAAGGGACAGCAATGGAATACCTGGACCGCTTGAACAGTCTCTTATCGGCTCAAAAATTAACCCGGTTGGAGAGGTAGATTACACAAATCCAGTTGGAATATTCCACATGGGCAGGTCATACGACCCGTGCATTTCATGCGCAGTCCACACAATAGACCTTACAGGGAAATGCGCTCCAAATACTCTAAGGATACTCTAA
- a CDS encoding hydrogenase small subunit translates to MSTGMKNLTRTLESMDFLKMDRRTFMKAVSALGATAFLGTYQTEIVNALEFAETKLIWIHGSECTGCSESLLNGGNPDVAQALTKLNVNLAYHETLCMQQGIWNDGELVNTSELNSEILLEDLYKEGNYILVVEGSIPNGPDGSGRYLVIGNKTFKETLGEAAENANAIVAVGACACWGGITSADSDIEKETDYRGVAFKKTDASKGMLKELGIDKPVINIPGCPAHPDWILLTLGAVILGKIKIPDDLPAALDQYGRPKLFFPPDHTVHENCPRRGYYDRGEFDEEVGGEKCLWKLGCKAPYAHADCGIRRWNGSVSMCTQAGGPCINCVDPGFPDASRPLYVEAEDKGIVGANIDTVAKVAVGAAAVAAGVHAVRRMGKGE, encoded by the coding sequence ATGAGTACTGGAATGAAAAACCTTACCCGTACACTTGAGAGTATGGATTTCTTAAAAATGGACCGCCGCACCTTCATGAAGGCGGTAAGCGCTCTGGGTGCAACTGCATTTCTTGGCACCTATCAAACAGAGATTGTAAATGCGCTTGAGTTTGCAGAGACAAAACTGATCTGGATACACGGTTCAGAATGCACCGGATGTTCAGAATCTCTTTTAAACGGAGGCAATCCTGATGTTGCACAGGCTCTGACAAAACTCAATGTAAACCTTGCTTACCATGAGACGCTCTGTATGCAGCAGGGAATATGGAATGATGGTGAGCTTGTAAACACCTCAGAGCTTAACTCAGAGATTTTACTTGAAGACCTTTACAAAGAAGGAAATTACATCCTGGTCGTTGAGGGATCAATCCCCAACGGTCCGGACGGATCAGGAAGATACCTGGTTATAGGGAACAAAACGTTCAAGGAGACACTAGGAGAGGCTGCAGAGAACGCAAATGCAATAGTTGCAGTCGGTGCATGTGCATGCTGGGGAGGAATTACCTCTGCAGACAGCGATATTGAAAAGGAGACAGACTACAGAGGAGTTGCTTTCAAAAAGACCGATGCATCAAAAGGCATGCTCAAGGAACTTGGAATTGACAAGCCGGTAATTAACATACCGGGCTGCCCTGCTCACCCTGACTGGATACTCCTGACACTGGGTGCGGTAATACTTGGAAAAATAAAGATACCGGACGACCTGCCAGCAGCTCTGGACCAATACGGAAGGCCGAAGCTGTTCTTCCCGCCGGACCACACAGTGCATGAAAACTGCCCACGCCGCGGGTACTATGACAGAGGAGAGTTTGACGAAGAAGTAGGAGGAGAAAAGTGCCTCTGGAAACTGGGATGCAAAGCTCCGTATGCACATGCAGACTGTGGAATTAGAAGATGGAACGGATCGGTAAGCATGTGTACACAGGCAGGAGGACCGTGCATTAACTGTGTAGACCCGGGTTTTCCGGATGCGTCAAGGCCTCTGTATGTTGAAGCGGAAGACAAGGGAATTGTAGGGGCAAATATTGACACAGTAGCAAAGGTAGCTGTAGGGGCAGCCGCAGTTGCTGCAGGTGTGCATGCAGTAAGGAGAATGGGAAAAGGAGAGTGA
- a CDS encoding HypC/HybG/HupF family hydrogenase formation chaperone, producing MCIAIPGKMTAIVDENTATIDMGGICRDVNMALMGGAEESMIGKHFLVHVGYAISEISEEESEETMRLLKIMAGLEEIDSFENESQ from the coding sequence ATGTGTATAGCAATTCCTGGTAAAATGACGGCTATTGTGGATGAAAACACAGCAACTATTGACATGGGCGGGATCTGCAGAGATGTAAATATGGCACTTATGGGAGGTGCCGAGGAATCCATGATTGGAAAGCATTTCCTCGTCCATGTTGGATATGCGATATCTGAGATTTCGGAAGAGGAAAGTGAAGAAACCATGCGCCTTCTCAAGATTATGGCCGGTCTCGAAGAAATTGACTCCTTTGAAAACGAATCTCAGTGA
- the hypB gene encoding hydrogenase nickel incorporation protein HypB, with translation MHVIHMGHDVYKANDKIAEKNRKTLDKHGVFSVNVMGAIGSGKTTLIEEAIRHLKDKYRIAVVAGDVIAEMDASRFRKLDVPTIPVNTGKECHLDAKLVEKALGEIDLDNTDLLIIENVGNLICPVDFKLGEHLRVVVVSVTEGDDIILKHPMIFKTSELAVINKVDIAHAVDVDSEKMRDDILSLNPEVPVILTSKHDWESLETWIGFIELGLTRAKEAQKK, from the coding sequence ATGCATGTAATCCATATGGGACATGATGTTTACAAGGCAAATGACAAAATTGCCGAAAAGAACAGGAAAACTCTTGACAAACACGGTGTCTTCTCAGTAAATGTTATGGGAGCAATAGGTTCAGGAAAGACCACTTTGATTGAAGAGGCTATCAGGCACCTTAAGGATAAATACAGAATAGCCGTTGTTGCAGGCGATGTTATTGCAGAGATGGACGCTTCCCGTTTTAGAAAGCTGGATGTTCCGACAATCCCTGTAAATACCGGAAAAGAGTGCCACCTGGATGCGAAGCTTGTAGAAAAGGCTCTGGGTGAGATAGACCTTGATAACACGGATCTCCTGATTATTGAGAATGTAGGCAACCTGATCTGCCCTGTGGACTTCAAGCTGGGAGAACACCTGCGGGTTGTGGTTGTGAGCGTCACGGAAGGAGACGACATTATCCTCAAGCACCCCATGATTTTCAAGACTTCAGAGCTTGCTGTCATAAACAAGGTTGATATTGCACATGCAGTTGATGTTGATTCCGAAAAGATGAGGGACGACATCCTTTCCTTAAACCCTGAAGTGCCGGTGATCCTTACATCGAAACACGACTGGGAAAGCCTTGAAACATGGATAGGTTTCATCGAGCTCGGACTCACCAGAGCAAAGGAAGCTCAGAAAAAGTAA
- a CDS encoding gamma carbonic anhydrase family protein has translation MIMRFKGMSPRIAETAFVADSADIIGDVEVGSHSSIWFNAVIRGDQNKIEIGNRTSIQDGVIIHADPENGVQVGDNVSVGHGAVLHGCKIEENVIIGMNSTVLNGAEIGKNSIVGANALVPQGKKFPPNSLIIGVPGAVKRETNEEDIEAIQENAEEYVEMAEEYREEIKRYAFTKSSSMT, from the coding sequence ATGATAATGAGATTTAAAGGGATGAGTCCCAGAATTGCTGAGACGGCTTTCGTTGCGGATTCTGCGGACATAATAGGAGATGTTGAGGTAGGGAGCCATTCAAGCATATGGTTTAATGCAGTAATCAGGGGAGACCAGAACAAAATAGAGATCGGCAACAGGACAAGCATCCAGGACGGCGTTATTATCCATGCAGACCCTGAAAATGGGGTTCAGGTTGGGGACAACGTGTCTGTAGGGCACGGGGCTGTTCTGCACGGGTGTAAAATAGAGGAGAATGTAATAATAGGCATGAATTCGACTGTGCTGAACGGGGCAGAGATAGGGAAAAACTCAATTGTCGGTGCAAACGCGCTTGTGCCCCAGGGGAAGAAGTTCCCGCCTAACAGCCTTATTATTGGGGTCCCGGGTGCGGTAAAAAGGGAAACGAACGAGGAAGATATTGAGGCTATACAGGAAAATGCTGAAGAGTATGTTGAGATGGCAGAAGAGTATAGAGAAGAGATAAAGAGATATGCTTTCACAAAATCAAGTTCAATGACCTGA
- a CDS encoding Ig-like domain repeat protein, with the protein MKKENKTYSLLLASTIILLFLILFSFIEPVSSLQSGSSAEYAYVPNEKTNDVSVINTTTNKVISTVPVGNNPVGVAVNHDGTRVYVTNYGNDNDLGYTFSIINTGTDEVTTRLVDEGKGIKPFGVAIAKDETLYVSSYVTEKVYAINPINNTIFEIDVGPKPFGVAITPDGKWVYVANSGNNTVSVIDTTANNVIDTVKVGTSPYGVAVSPDGKKVYVTNQGSDNISVIDTVTNNVTATVKVVKYPAGVAVTPDGTKVYVANHCKYVGTVSVINTTINMVTENIIVDENPCGVSIAQDGKWVYVTTAGSENDSGSVSVINTTTNTVLPSRVFVGNRPSGIGQFIGSFQESRVETTTSISSSFDQYLIQSLIGKPITLIAKVNTTSQGTKHPSGKIIFMEGSTPIENGIKDLTDGQATLDTSSLPFGSHIIRARYTGDTDIRPSTSPPFQLTIGSNAFWPQIFSGSILALFGGIVTIFVAAITKKYL; encoded by the coding sequence ATGAAAAAAGAAAATAAAACATATTCCCTACTTTTGGCTTCAACTATTATTCTCTTATTTTTAATTCTTTTTTCATTTATAGAACCGGTATCCTCTTTACAAAGTGGCTCGTCTGCTGAATATGCATATGTTCCAAATGAGAAAACCAATGATGTTTCGGTAATTAACACAACAACTAATAAGGTAATCTCCACTGTGCCTGTAGGGAATAATCCTGTAGGAGTTGCAGTCAATCATGATGGAACAAGGGTATATGTAACAAACTATGGCAATGACAATGATCTTGGATACACTTTCTCTATTATCAACACAGGTACCGACGAGGTTACAACAAGGCTTGTAGACGAAGGCAAAGGAATCAAACCTTTTGGAGTTGCGATAGCTAAAGATGAAACGCTATATGTTTCAAGCTATGTGACCGAAAAGGTTTACGCAATTAACCCTATAAACAATACTATTTTCGAGATCGATGTAGGACCTAAACCTTTTGGAGTTGCAATCACACCTGATGGAAAATGGGTGTACGTGGCAAATAGTGGCAATAATACTGTCTCCGTAATCGATACGACTGCAAACAATGTTATAGACACTGTGAAGGTAGGAACCAGCCCTTATGGAGTTGCGGTTTCACCGGATGGGAAAAAAGTATATGTAACTAACCAAGGTAGCGACAATATCTCTGTAATCGATACAGTTACAAACAATGTTACAGCCACTGTGAAAGTAGTAAAATATCCCGCCGGTGTTGCAGTTACTCCTGATGGAACAAAGGTATACGTGGCAAACCATTGCAAATACGTTGGCACTGTCTCTGTAATTAATACAACCATAAATATGGTCACCGAAAATATAATTGTAGATGAGAATCCCTGTGGAGTTTCGATCGCACAAGATGGAAAGTGGGTGTATGTAACAACTGCAGGTAGCGAAAACGATTCTGGCAGTGTCTCTGTAATTAACACCACAACTAACACTGTTCTCCCCAGCAGAGTGTTTGTAGGAAATCGTCCTTCTGGTATAGGCCAGTTTATAGGTTCTTTTCAAGAATCCAGAGTAGAAACCACAACTTCCATATCTTCTTCATTCGATCAATATCTAATTCAATCTTTAATTGGAAAACCTATAACGCTTATAGCTAAAGTAAATACAACATCGCAAGGAACAAAACACCCTTCAGGCAAAATTATTTTCATGGAAGGATCAACCCCTATAGAAAATGGAATTAAAGACTTAACAGATGGACAGGCAACTTTGGATACTTCGTCTCTTCCATTTGGTTCGCACATTATAAGAGCAAGGTATACAGGTGATACAGATATTAGACCCAGTACATCACCTCCTTTCCAGTTAACGATCGGCTCCAATGCATTTTGGCCACAAATCTTTTCTGGTAGTATTCTTGCATTATTCGGAGGTATTGTTACAATATTTGTAGCAGCAATAACGAAAAAATATCTGTGA